From the genome of Triticum aestivum cultivar Chinese Spring chromosome 3B, IWGSC CS RefSeq v2.1, whole genome shotgun sequence, one region includes:
- the LOC123069705 gene encoding GDSL esterase/lipase At4g10955: protein MAVERDIFGISGPTYLNPVNWNCENNRRSVAACLVQAVYVLERDRQLNRKSVDAAAPPWWEFFHFEMIRKLVDDVDLSIFGAIFEFNPPSSKEASAQDAPRFIIAFRGTITEKETISRDLSLDLQLVQNGLHKTSRFAIAMQAVQNVASAFPGSPIWLAGHSLGAGTAILTGRNMVKKGALLDSFLFNPPFVAAPIEGIRDERVKHGFRIARSVITAGLTIALKAKTEGNNQRSVAEESFNILLSWTPYLFVNPGDHVCSEYIGYFQHRRNMEDLGAGFIEKLATQNSIGDLFYKALGWESEPLHLLPSADLIVNVSPSPDFKYAHGISQWWQPNLNLQCNKYRYS from the exons ATGGCTGTGGAGAGAGACATCTTTGGTATCTCAGGGCCGACATATCTTAATCCTGTTAATTG GAACTGCGAGAATAATAGGAGATCTGTGGCTGCATGTTTAGTTCAGGCCGTGTATGTTTTGGAGAGAGACCGGCAACTAAACCGTAAATCTGTTGACGCCGCAGCACCTCCTTGGTGGGAGTTCTTCCATTTTGAGATGATCCGCAAGCTTGTCGATGATGTTGACTTGTCTATATTCGGTGCAATATTTGAATTCAACCCTCCTTCAAGTAAAGAAGCTTCTGCCCAGGATGCCCCTAGATTTATCATTGCCTTCAGAGGCACCATAACTGAGAAGGAAACTATTTCTAGAGATCTTTCCCTTGACCTCCAGCTTGTTCAAAATGGTCTCCATAAGACCTCAAGATTTGCAATTGCGATGCAAGCTGTTCAAAATGTAGCCTCAGCTTTCCCTGGATCCCCGATTTGGCTAGCTGGTCATTCACTGGGTGCAGGTACGGCCATCCTTACTGGAAGAAACATGGTTAAGAAGGGCGCTCTTTTGGATAGTTTTCTCTTCAATCCACCGTTTGTCGCTGCTCCGATAGAGGGAATCAGGGATGAGAGGGTAAAGCATGGTTTCCGCATTGCAAGAAGTGTTATTACCGCGGGACTAACTATTGCACTGAAAGCAAAAACCGAGGGGAACAATCAGAGGTCTGTTGCGGAAGAATCATTCAACATTTTGTTATCATGGACGCCATATCTGTTTGTTAATCCAGGAGACCATGTATGTTCAGAGTACATTGGGTACTTCCAGCATCGTAGGAACATGGAGGATCTCGGTGCTGGATTTATTGAGAAGCTTGCGACCCAAAACTCAATCGGAGACCTGTTTTACAAGGCATTAGGATGGGAATCAGAACCGCTGCACCTTCTTCCATCTGCAGACTTAATTGTAAACGTGAGCCCTTCACCGGACTTCAAATATGCCCATGGCATTAGCCAATGGTGGCAACCGAATCTGAACTTgcaatgcaataaatatcggtacTCTTAG